From Sulfurospirillum tamanense:
TGGTAAAAATCTTGATGCCCCAAAGCATGCAAAATGCAGCAGATTTGGTCAAAAAAGCCGGTGGCGCGCGGTATGTGGATGATTTTGTTTTGGCGATGAACAGGGCGGCTGAAGAATCCGTGAGCACCATCGCCCCTCTTTTTGCAAATGCCCTCTCAAGTATGAGCGTAGAAGACGCCAAGGGCATCCTCACAAGCGGTGACAACGCCGCCACTACCTACTTTAAAAACAAAACAAACGCAGACATAGTGATTGCCGTAGCGCCCATCATCCAAACCAACATGGAAAAAAACAGCGTCTATACGTATTACACCAATGTAAAAGAGTACTACGACAACCTCAGCCAAAGCGCGCTGGCCACTAGCGTAAAAAACTCTAATTTAATGGCCATCGCCTCTTCGGTGAGCGGGGTTACCTTGGGTAATGGAGCGCTTTTAAGTAAGGAAGAGTTGGACGCGTATATGAGCACAAAAACCGCTGAGGGGCTCTTTGCCATCATTGCCAAAGAAGAAGAGAAGATCAGAAACAGCATTAGCGCCAGAAGCACCCCTTTGCTAAAAAAAGTCTTTGGGGCGCTCTAGAGGCGGTAAAGTCTTTACATGTAAGGCTTATTTTTTAGAAATATCACACTTTTTGGTGATGATACAAAGAGGACAAAAGTTTAACAACCCTGCAATCAAAGGGATAACCCCAAGAAAAAACCAAGGCGCATAAGAGGCTTTGCCCAGCAAGAAAATCCCCACAACAATCAAAACAGAGCCCAACACAATGCGGAACTTTTGGCAAAATGATCTGATTTTATTAAAATTCATCGGCTACCCCTTGGAGTGATTTTTGAAACTATACTCTCCTTGACAAAAAATACCGTAAAAAGTAAAAAGTATGATGATTTTATTTGGTTATTTTAAGGTTTTATACGTCATGTCTTAAAATTTGGTTGCTTTAGAAGAAAGAGGTAAGATAGGAGTTTTTAATTCCCCAAAGGGCCTTACATGTAAAGCCCTCAAGAACGCACGATTTTTACTCCAACCACCCACCACCTAGCACTCTGTCTTCTTCGTACACCACAAGGGCTTGGCCTGCGGCTACGCCGTAGACGGGCTCTTGAAGCTGGGCGATGATTTCTTCGCCAAGAAGGCGCACATGAGCGCGCACTTTGGGACTGCGGTAGCGGACTTTGATACCGTATTCACCTTCCTTAAAATCTACAGGCAGGGAGAGGTTTTTAGCCCGCACAAAGGTGGTTTGCAACTCCTCTTTTTTGCCCACCACGACGGTGTTGGTTTTAGGGTCGGTGCGCAACACATAGTGGGGTTCGTGTGCGCCGTCGATGCGAAAACCACGGCGTTTGCCCACGGTGTAGTGCATGTAGCCTTGATGCGTACCCACAGTGTTGCCTTCTTGGTCGGTCACGGTGCCGGGCTCATCTGCCTTTACATGTAAACGCAAAATCTCCATGTAATCATTGGCGATAAAACAGACATCTTGGGACTCTTTGTACGTTTGCAACGACCCAAGCCACGGCAATTTTTCCAAAGCGATGGGCTTAAGCTCTTCTTTGATAAGCCCTCCAAGAGGGAAAATCACACGCTCAATCGCCTCTTGGGAAATGCCAAAAAGAAAATAACTCTGGTCTTTACTCTCATCCACTGCCTCAGCGATGCGCCCGTTTTTCACCTGCGCATAATGCCCCGTGGCAATCTTCTCACACCCCATTTCTAGGGCTTTTCTAAGGGCCAAGCCAAACTTCATGTGCGGGTTACATAAAGCACAAGGATTAGGCGTAAGCCCTGCTTCGTACGAAGCCACGAAGGCGTCGTACACGACCTTTTTAAACTCCGCTTTGGCGTCGATGACATGGGTTTTGATGTCCAAAAACTCCCCAACTTTTTCCACATTGGCGATGTTAATGGCGTGCTTACTCTCATC
This genomic window contains:
- a CDS encoding YgaP family membrane protein — protein: MNFNKIRSFCQKFRIVLGSVLIVVGIFLLGKASYAPWFFLGVIPLIAGLLNFCPLCIITKKCDISKK
- a CDS encoding DUF4197 domain-containing protein, with product MKPLLNILLLASLSVVSSNAFDLNSFLKKGTTLLESSNNPDSTASLSALSSHEVSQGLKEALRKGIEASIAQLGTTDGFYGDQLVKILMPQSMQNAADLVKKAGGARYVDDFVLAMNRAAEESVSTIAPLFANALSSMSVEDAKGILTSGDNAATTYFKNKTNADIVIAVAPIIQTNMEKNSVYTYYTNVKEYYDNLSQSALATSVKNSNLMAIASSVSGVTLGNGALLSKEELDAYMSTKTAEGLFAIIAKEEEKIRNSISARSTPLLKKVFGAL
- the mnmA gene encoding tRNA 2-thiouridine(34) synthase MnmA; this translates as MKKTKVAALLSGGIDSSYTAYLLKEAGYEVEGVYLKLHEDESKHAINIANVEKVGEFLDIKTHVIDAKAEFKKVVYDAFVASYEAGLTPNPCALCNPHMKFGLALRKALEMGCEKIATGHYAQVKNGRIAEAVDESKDQSYFLFGISQEAIERVIFPLGGLIKEELKPIALEKLPWLGSLQTYKESQDVCFIANDYMEILRLHVKADEPGTVTDQEGNTVGTHQGYMHYTVGKRRGFRIDGAHEPHYVLRTDPKTNTVVVGKKEELQTTFVRAKNLSLPVDFKEGEYGIKVRYRSPKVRAHVRLLGEEIIAQLQEPVYGVAAGQALVVYEEDRVLGGGWLE